AGCCTGGTCAGCATGTCCATCTCCTCCAGGACGTCCAGGAGCGGCGCCATGGTCCGGCGGGCGAGGTAGGCGTCCGAGGCGGTGCCGGCCTCCTCGCCGCGGGCGTCGAACTCGCGGATGAAGAACAGGGCCTTGACGGCCGAGAACGGGATGCCGAGCTTTCGAATCGGGCTGTCGCTCTGCTCCGCGTGAAGGTGAAGGACGACCCCGTAGCGATGTCGCTCAAGCGTCCCGTCCAGGTGGCCGCGCAAGACCTCGCCGTCGAGGAACCGGATCGCGACCTTGCGCGTCGGGGTCTCAGAAGCCAGGTCCTTGTCGCGTGGGAGCTCGACCCATTTCACCGCGGTCAGAGGGATCCACGCCGTCTCGTTGTTCTCCAGGCCCCCGGCGTCGTCGACCTCGACGAGGAAGTCCGGTTCGTCGAAGTCGAGGTCGCGCGCGACCCCTTCGAGGGTCTCGTCGTCGAAGAAACGCACGACTACCTTCGCCATTTCAAATCCCTACTCTACTAACCCTCATTTGTCGATACTCCTGCGTACGCGGCGTCGCCCGATCCGCCGAGCGCACTTCATGCACACGGCAATGTGCTTGCGGACGGCCTCGGCCTGGGGACGGCGGAGCTTGCCGGCCAGGTAAGGAGCCAGGAGTGGGACCGCTTCGTGATGGCTGAGCTCGCCCTCCCCCTCGGCGGCGATGTACTCCTCTTTGAAGCGCAGGCGCGCTCGGTAGAGGAGCGTTTCGACCGCGCTTTCGGACATCTTGAGGGTGCGGGCGATCTGACGGTAGCTGAGGTCCTGCAGCTCGCGAAGCGTGAGCACCAACCGGTATTTCTCCGGCAATCGCTGCGCGACCGCCCACACCTGCCGGCGCATCTCGTTCGACTCCTGGACCACGACCGGGTCGAAGCTCTTGGAGGTCGACGGCAGGTTGGCAAGCAGCTC
The sequence above is drawn from the bacterium genome and encodes:
- a CDS encoding sigma-70 family RNA polymerase sigma factor, translating into MGVDEEEPSPKAGVEPSDVELVRAYRGGDVHAFEELHRRYVASIYRLVRRKLGDALLAEDIAQETFMKALKMMDRVDESFNFGGWVHTVARNLCFDELRRRQRDLRADGVEEEEGELLANLPSTSKSFDPVVVQESNEMRRQVWAVAQRLPEKYRLVLTLRELQDLSYRQIARTLKMSESAVETLLYRARLRFKEEYIAAEGEGELSHHEAVPLLAPYLAGKLRRPQAEAVRKHIAVCMKCARRIGRRRVRRSIDK